A genomic window from Caldicellulosiruptor kronotskyensis 2002 includes:
- the murA gene encoding UDP-N-acetylglucosamine 1-carboxyvinyltransferase, which yields MQKLIIYGPASLMGEIEVEGAKNAALPILTASILAQNKVIITNVPDIVDVKHTIEILKYLGCNVLFENNTVVVDSSSIGRFTIPPEYAKLMRSSVLFMGALLSKFRRVELSNHPGGCEIGQRPIDLHISAFRQLGIEVFENNNRIMCRCDRIKGSEIFLPIPSVGATENIILASIFCDGEVVIKNAAKEPEIVDLCHFLNKLGAKIKGAGTHIIKIEGVKRLNSEEVIHKVIPDRIVAGTYLCAVAACGKEVVLKSVFPRHLDSILHILKGSGCKIKESKNEIWIKKEGRLKGGLRITTHYYPGFPTDLQAPVCSAFAVASGVTIIKETIFENRFKHVPELVKMGADIHVEKDIAVINGVEKLRGCKVFARDLRGGAALFIAGLSAQGVTEVMDADYIDRGYEKIEEKYSLLGAKILREKGE from the coding sequence ATGCAAAAACTTATCATATATGGTCCGGCAAGCCTCATGGGAGAAATTGAGGTTGAAGGTGCAAAAAATGCAGCACTTCCCATATTGACGGCTTCTATTTTAGCTCAAAATAAAGTTATTATTACAAATGTACCTGATATTGTTGATGTAAAACATACCATAGAGATTCTAAAGTATCTTGGGTGTAATGTATTATTTGAAAACAATACGGTGGTGGTAGATAGTAGTTCAATTGGAAGATTTACCATTCCACCAGAATATGCAAAGCTTATGCGGTCAAGTGTACTTTTTATGGGAGCACTATTGAGCAAGTTCAGAAGAGTAGAGTTATCTAATCATCCAGGGGGGTGTGAGATAGGGCAAAGACCAATTGACCTTCACATCTCAGCTTTTAGACAGCTTGGAATAGAGGTATTTGAAAATAATAATAGAATAATGTGTCGCTGTGATAGAATTAAAGGTAGTGAAATATTTTTGCCAATTCCCTCAGTTGGAGCAACAGAAAATATAATTCTTGCTTCCATATTTTGTGACGGTGAAGTAGTAATAAAAAATGCGGCAAAAGAACCAGAGATAGTTGACCTTTGTCATTTTTTAAATAAGCTTGGTGCAAAGATAAAAGGTGCAGGTACACATATAATTAAGATTGAGGGTGTGAAAAGGTTAAATAGTGAAGAGGTAATTCACAAGGTTATTCCTGATAGAATTGTAGCAGGGACGTACCTGTGTGCAGTTGCTGCGTGCGGGAAAGAAGTAGTTTTAAAAAGTGTATTTCCAAGACATTTAGATTCAATATTGCATATTCTCAAAGGTTCGGGATGTAAAATTAAAGAGTCAAAGAATGAAATTTGGATAAAGAAAGAAGGAAGATTAAAAGGCGGTTTGCGGATAACCACACATTATTATCCTGGTTTTCCCACAGACCTTCAGGCTCCTGTTTGCAGTGCGTTTGCAGTAGCAAGCGGAGTTACAATAATCAAAGAAACCATCTTTGAAAACAGGTTCAAACACGTACCCGAACTTGTCAAAATGGGTGCTGATATACATGTTGAAAAGGATATTGCAGTTATAAACGGTGTTGAGAAGTTAAGAGGTTGTAAGGTTTTTGCACGTGATTTGAGAGGTGGTGCAGCACTTTTTATAGCGGGGCTTTCTGCTCAAGGGGTAACAGAGGTTATGGATGCAGACTATATCGACAGGGGATACGAGAAAATAGAAGAAAAATACTCATTGCTTGGAGCAAAGATTCTCAGAGAAAAAGGTGAGTGA